From Thalassospiraceae bacterium LMO-JJ14:
TGGTGCGGGTCAACGCGCGCACCGGCCTGCCGATCAGGCCGGGCGAAACGAATGTCATCCTCGAAGCGTTCAAGGAAGGCACGACGCCCAGCGCCGACGCCGGGGTTATCGAGGGGCAGGGATGGTCGGATACCAATTCCGGCACCAGCCTGTCGGGGGCGCCGTCGACCGGAACCGGCGGTCTGTATTAGGGACTACGCGCCCTCGTCCAGGGCGTGACTTATGCGCCCTCGTCCAGGGCGACAAACAACGCCAGCCCCAGCATGGAAGAGCCGGTGATCCATTTCTGAAATTTCAGCGCGCCGGGATGGCGGGCGAACCAGTTGCCGGCCGAGCCGAAGGCGTAAGCGATGAAAAGAATCCAGACCAATCCGCCGGATGCGAACACGGCGCCGTAAAACAGCATCTGCAGGCTGACGTCGCCCAACGCGGCGTCGGTGAACTGCGGCAGGAAGGCGAGAAAGAAGATCGCGATCTTCGGATTCAGAATGTTACAGAAGAACCCCTGACGGTAGAGCCGCCAGTCGTTCCGCGCCGTGCGTGCCGGTTGCAGGTCGATGCTTTCGGCCTTGCTCAACAGGACGCGGAGCCCGAGATAGACCAGATACGCGATCCCCACCCATTTGATGAGAATGAATGCTGCCGGCCACACCTTGAGCAGCGCCGCGAGCCCGAAGGCGGCGGCGAACATGTGCACCAGGATGCCGCTCGAAACACCCAGCGCCGACAGCACGCCGGCGCGCTTTCCCTGGCCCATGGCGCGCGTCGCGACATAGATCATGTCCGGCCCCGGCGCGATATAGAGTGCGAACGAAGCGGCAATGAAGATGCCGAGGGTTGAGAAATCGATTTCCATGCCGGAAGTCTATGCCTGAGGTCGTGCTTATGAAACCCGATTTCTTTTATGACACCCCCCTCACCTAACCTCTCCCCCTTTTCAGGGGGAGAGGGATTAGCGGAACTGTGCCGATATACGTGAGTCCCTCTCCACCACAATTGTGGGGGAGAGGACAGGTGAGGGGGAATGGTAAGGCTTGAGCACAGACGTTCCTACAGGTAAAAACAGCACGAACGAATTAAAGGAACCGCCCGCATGCGCGCAGAATTTCAATCCATGGCCGACGAGATCGAGCAGTCCGCAGGACTGCTAAGGAGGCATCTTTGACTACGATCAGGCCGTCCTCCGTCTTGAAGAACTGAACGCGCTCGCCGAAAGCCCCGATCTCTGGAACGATCCCGACAAGGCCCAGGCCCTGATGCGCGAGCGCACCAAGGTCGAATCCGGGATCAAGGAAGTCGACAGCCTTTACGGCGATCTGCGCGATATCTCCGATCTTCTGGAACTCGCTGAAGCGGAAGCCGACGCCGATGTCATGAGCGAAGCCGAAGCGGCCATGAAGGAGCTGCTCGGGCGCGCCCAGAAAGCACAGCTCAAGACCCTGCTGTCGGGCGAAGCGGACGAGAACGACTGCTTCCTTCAGGTGCAGGCGGGTGCCGGCGGGACGGAAGCGCAGGACTGGGCGGAAATGCTGCTCCGCATGTACACCCGCTGGGCCGACAAACACGGCTACGGTGTCGAGTGGCTTGAAGAAAGCCCCGGCGAGGAAGCCGGCATCAAGTCGGCGACGCTGAAGATTTCCGGCGAAAATGCCTATGGCTGGCTGAAGACGGAAAGCGGCGTGCACCGCCTGGTGCGAATCTCGCCCTATGATTCGTCGGCCCGGCGTCATACCAGTTTCTCGTCGGCGTGGGTGTCGCCGGTTATCGACGACAACATCGATATCGAGGTCGACGACAAGGACCTGCGCATCGATACCTACCGCGCATCCGGCGCCGGCGGACAGCACGTCAACAAGACGGAAAGCGCGATTCGCATCACGCACCAGCCGTCGGGCATCGTCGTGCAGTGCCAGAACGACCGCTCGCAGCACAAGAACCGCGCCCAGGCGATGTCGATGCTGCGCGCGCGCCTGTACGAGATGGAACTGAAAAAACGCGAGGACGCGGCGCAGGCGACCGAGGATACGAAGACGGAAATCGGCTGGGGCCGGCAGATCCGTTCCTACGTCCTGCAGCCCTATCAGATGGTCAAGGACCTGCGCACCGAGGTCGAGACCTCGAACACCGGTGCGGTGCTCGACGGCGACATCGACATGTTTCTGGAAGCCGCGCTGGCGTCGAAGATCAAGGATTCCGAAGAAAACGTGGCCTGAGCGCGGGTCTCATACTTCGAGACGCCCCATAAGTTTCGGGGTTCCTCGGCATGAGGGAACTTTCCAATCCACCTCATCCTGAGGAGGGCCATAGGCCCGTCACGAAGGATAGGTATGTCGACTTACTGAACCACCAGTTCCTTGAACAGCACCGTATGCACCTTTGCCGGGCGGATGATGTTCTGAATGATCTGCACCAGTTCGAAGCGCAAGCGCTCGGACCCTTCCTTGCCGACCACATGCTGGCGTTCCTGGCCGCGGAGGTGCGTCAGGATCGCATCCATCACCTGCATTTCCGCATCCTGCAGACGGGCCACGTCCTCGGGCATCAACTGCACATGGATTACGGCGCGCATGAACGGCGCGCGGCATTCGCCGGTCTTCAGATCGGTTCTGATTTCCGGCAGCGGATGAAACACCGGTTTGCCGAGTTCGAGCTGGGCGTGAAGCTGCGGGCGTTCCCAGCCCATGACGGCATGAACCCAGCCCATGTAAAAGGACAGGCCACCACCGACGACGAGGAAAACGAACACCCCGCCGAGGATCGGAATCAGCAGCTTGGGTTTCGATTTCTTTTTCGAACCCTTGCCTTTTTTGCGTTTCGGATCGTCTTCGTCGGCCATGCCTCGGCCCTCCTGAAATGGCGGAATTT
This genomic window contains:
- a CDS encoding LysE family translocator, with translation MEIDFSTLGIFIAASFALYIAPGPDMIYVATRAMGQGKRAGVLSALGVSSGILVHMFAAAFGLAALLKVWPAAFILIKWVGIAYLVYLGLRVLLSKAESIDLQPARTARNDWRLYRQGFFCNILNPKIAIFFLAFLPQFTDAALGDVSLQMLFYGAVFASGGLVWILFIAYAFGSAGNWFARHPGALKFQKWITGSSMLGLALFVALDEGA
- the prfB gene encoding peptide chain release factor 2 (programmed frameshift); translated protein: MRAEFQSMADEIEQSAGLLRRHLDYDQAVLRLEELNALAESPDLWNDPDKAQALMRERTKVESGIKEVDSLYGDLRDISDLLELAEAEADADVMSEAEAAMKELLGRAQKAQLKTLLSGEADENDCFLQVQAGAGGTEAQDWAEMLLRMYTRWADKHGYGVEWLEESPGEEAGIKSATLKISGENAYGWLKTESGVHRLVRISPYDSSARRHTSFSSAWVSPVIDDNIDIEVDDKDLRIDTYRASGAGGQHVNKTESAIRITHQPSGIVVQCQNDRSQHKNRAQAMSMLRARLYEMELKKREDAAQATEDTKTEIGWGRQIRSYVLQPYQMVKDLRTEVETSNTGAVLDGDIDMFLEAALASKIKDSEENVA
- a CDS encoding flagellar basal body-associated FliL family protein, yielding MADEDDPKRKKGKGSKKKSKPKLLIPILGGVFVFLVVGGGLSFYMGWVHAVMGWERPQLHAQLELGKPVFHPLPEIRTDLKTGECRAPFMRAVIHVQLMPEDVARLQDAEMQVMDAILTHLRGQERQHVVGKEGSERLRFELVQIIQNIIRPAKVHTVLFKELVVQ